From Verrucomicrobia bacterium S94, the proteins below share one genomic window:
- the larE gene encoding ATP-dependent sacrificial sulfur transferase LarE — protein sequence MNLIDEKEQALLNELKSYGSIAVAYSGGVDSTYLADVAHEALGRNAMMVIADSPSIPRKELQEAIQIATDRGWNLRVIKTEEHLKDDYLANKGDRCFHCKNELFTKMEMILSEFGDIVLAHGAIEDDKGDVRPGTQAAANHCVIAPLQNAGLYKKEIRILSERRGLPTAGKASFACLGSRFPTGTRIELEAMTQVEKAEAILRARGYSQYRIRHHDDLCRIEIDPADFDKIMNERIELVDAIKKTGYRFVTLDLSGYTMGSSA from the coding sequence ATGAATCTGATCGACGAAAAAGAGCAGGCACTGCTCAATGAATTAAAATCCTACGGTTCCATCGCCGTCGCCTATTCGGGCGGCGTGGATTCCACCTATCTGGCCGATGTGGCCCACGAAGCGCTTGGCCGGAATGCGATGATGGTCATTGCCGATTCGCCATCGATTCCACGGAAAGAACTGCAGGAAGCCATCCAGATTGCCACGGATCGCGGATGGAACCTTCGCGTAATCAAAACAGAAGAGCATCTCAAGGATGACTATCTGGCCAACAAAGGCGACCGCTGCTTCCACTGCAAAAACGAACTCTTTACCAAAATGGAAATGATTCTTTCCGAGTTCGGCGATATTGTACTGGCTCACGGTGCGATCGAAGATGACAAAGGCGATGTCCGCCCCGGCACACAGGCAGCCGCCAATCATTGTGTCATTGCCCCGCTCCAGAATGCCGGACTTTATAAAAAAGAGATTCGTATTCTCAGTGAACGACGTGGACTGCCTACCGCCGGAAAAGCCTCCTTCGCCTGCCTTGGCTCCCGCTTCCCGACCGGAACGCGTATTGAACTCGAAGCCATGACCCAAGTCGAAAAAGCGGAAGCCATCCTGCGCGCCCGCGGCTATTCACAATATCGGATACGTCATCACGACGATCTATGCCGGATTGAAATTGATCCGGCCGATTTTGACAAAATTATGAATGAACGCATCGAACTTGTGGATGCCATTAAAAAAACCGGCTACCGCTTTGTCACGCTCGACCTCAGCGGTTACACCATGGGATCAAGTGCCTGA
- a CDS encoding cobyric acid synthase encodes MSTIAIFGTGSDVGKSIVVTALGRIFRNRGCSVAPYKAQNMSNNSYVTLEGGEMGRAQVVQAEACGIEPHTDMNPVLLKPCSDTGAQVVLQGKAVGSALAADYFKDTSKIRIPAFQSLEKLKNAYELVLIEGAGSCAEVNLRPRDFVNFETAHVADAPVFLVADIDRGGVFAQIIGSLAVMPPEDRKRVAGFIINKFRGDTALFDDGIRYLEKQTGLPVLGLIPYFRHIEIDSEDGLPLETVVDPPNGPVAGKINIACIQLPHISNFTDFNPLIRNDAIRFHYLSRPRNLDGYDALILPGTKNVRFDLQWLYSEEWGKPIRNFEGTVLGICGGFQMLGRTIADPHGVEGKPGTSGGFGLLDIETILEKEKQLFRTRGKLADGTAIDGYEIHMGQTSLGNTEPFIHIESRNRKQAGGTDGAVSNDGKIMGSYFHGLFDHPEFRNWFLQKLEPDYCPEEIQTAAAFKQQQYDLLAAHFEKYLNMEKLIDIAFSR; translated from the coding sequence ATGAGTACCATCGCCATTTTCGGTACCGGCTCCGACGTAGGGAAAAGCATTGTCGTCACCGCACTTGGCCGCATTTTCAGAAACCGCGGCTGTTCCGTTGCCCCCTACAAAGCACAGAACATGTCGAACAACTCCTACGTCACCCTCGAAGGCGGCGAAATGGGCCGCGCTCAGGTGGTGCAGGCCGAAGCCTGCGGAATCGAACCCCATACCGACATGAACCCCGTCCTGCTCAAACCCTGCTCCGATACCGGCGCACAGGTTGTCCTTCAGGGCAAAGCCGTTGGAAGCGCTTTGGCGGCCGACTATTTCAAGGACACTTCAAAAATCCGTATACCCGCATTCCAATCTCTGGAAAAGCTGAAAAATGCCTATGAACTGGTGCTCATTGAAGGAGCCGGATCGTGCGCAGAAGTCAATCTGCGCCCACGCGATTTCGTAAACTTTGAAACCGCCCACGTCGCTGACGCTCCGGTATTTCTCGTGGCCGACATTGATCGCGGCGGCGTCTTCGCCCAGATCATCGGTTCACTCGCCGTGATGCCGCCCGAAGACCGGAAACGGGTCGCCGGTTTTATCATCAATAAATTCCGAGGCGATACCGCGCTGTTCGATGACGGCATCCGCTATCTGGAAAAACAGACCGGACTGCCCGTGCTCGGACTGATCCCTTATTTCCGGCATATTGAAATCGACTCCGAAGACGGCCTTCCACTGGAAACCGTGGTTGATCCCCCCAACGGCCCCGTCGCCGGAAAAATCAATATAGCCTGCATCCAACTCCCGCATATTTCAAATTTCACCGACTTCAATCCGCTTATCCGCAACGACGCCATCCGCTTCCACTACCTCTCCCGGCCCCGGAATCTCGACGGCTACGACGCGCTGATTCTGCCCGGAACCAAGAACGTCCGTTTCGATCTTCAATGGCTTTACAGCGAAGAATGGGGAAAACCGATCCGTAATTTTGAAGGAACCGTTCTCGGCATCTGCGGCGGCTTTCAGATGCTCGGCCGCACCATCGCCGACCCGCATGGCGTCGAAGGGAAGCCCGGAACCTCCGGAGGCTTCGGACTGCTCGATATTGAGACCATACTGGAAAAAGAAAAACAGCTGTTCCGTACCCGGGGGAAACTGGCCGACGGAACTGCAATAGACGGGTATGAAATTCACATGGGACAGACTTCCCTGGGCAACACCGAACCGTTTATCCATATTGAAAGCCGTAATCGAAAACAGGCCGGCGGAACCGACGGCGCGGTATCCAATGACGGAAAAATCATGGGTTCCTATTTCCATGGTCTTTTCGACCATCCCGAATTCCGCAACTGGTTTCTGCAAAAACTCGAACCTGATTACTGTCCCGAAGAGATCCAGACCGCCGCCGCATTCAAGCAGCAGCAATATGATCTGCTGGCAGCGCATTTTGAAAAATATCTGAATATGGAAAAGCTGATTGATATCGCCTTTTCACGCTGA
- the pgsA gene encoding CDP-diacylglycerol--glycerol-3-phosphate 3-phosphatidyltransferase has protein sequence MKSLPNHLTVSRFWMTAVMMVCLSIEFEHAANQTIAYIAALAIFILASVTDALDGYLARNFFGVTSFGKLMDPLADKVLVSAAFIGFVELGSIAAWMVVLIIAREFMVTGLRLLMIEKGIVMPAGPWGKIKTTVQMVAISLYFFGLIWESPWLPMPGTVFAWWLGMGAAVITAWSGVVYFWQQRHTIWEKEG, from the coding sequence ATGAAAAGCCTCCCGAACCATCTGACTGTAAGCCGCTTCTGGATGACTGCCGTAATGATGGTCTGTCTGAGCATTGAGTTTGAACATGCTGCCAATCAGACGATCGCATATATCGCCGCGCTGGCCATTTTTATTCTGGCGAGTGTGACCGATGCGCTTGATGGCTATCTGGCCCGGAACTTTTTCGGGGTGACATCTTTCGGTAAGCTGATGGATCCGCTGGCCGATAAGGTGCTGGTTTCTGCCGCATTTATCGGATTTGTTGAACTGGGCAGTATTGCGGCCTGGATGGTGGTGCTGATCATCGCCCGCGAATTTATGGTGACCGGTCTTCGGCTGCTGATGATTGAAAAGGGGATTGTGATGCCGGCGGGGCCGTGGGGGAAAATCAAAACCACCGTCCAGATGGTGGCGATCAGTCTCTACTTTTTCGGTCTGATCTGGGAGTCACCCTGGCTCCCAATGCCGGGAACAGTTTTTGCCTGGTGGCTCGGTATGGGGGCTGCTGTAATTACAGCCTGGTCGGGCGTGGTTTATTTCTGGCAGCAGCGGCATACGATCTGGGAGAAGGAAGGCTGA
- a CDS encoding iron ABC transporter permease, with translation MKPLIKLLLLTLITLGILVLSPLQGMEFIPINASGQEREILMNIRLPRVLCAFSTGAMLALSGMAFQALFRNPLATPFTLGVSSGAALGAAVFIRLGFAFSLLGISAVSLAAFIGALLSILLVYGLTRLKGGFSTPTLLLSGIAISFFFSSLILFIQYLSGLSHSFRIVHWMMGTLSTAGYSQLINLLPFLFSGGVILTLLTREMNLFMVGEDIAISRGVNTGLVKKLIFLAASLMVGGVVAVCGPIGFVGMMSPHICRLIFGADHRILTPAVFLFGGLFLVLCDTATRMLSGLTSGAELPVGVLTALLGGPFFIILLLNRKSGLDL, from the coding sequence ATGAAGCCGTTGATAAAACTGCTGCTGCTGACGCTCATTACACTGGGTATTCTTGTGCTTTCACCGTTGCAGGGCATGGAGTTTATCCCGATCAATGCCAGCGGACAGGAACGGGAAATTCTGATGAACATTCGGCTGCCGCGTGTACTCTGCGCATTCAGCACAGGGGCTATGCTTGCACTCAGCGGCATGGCCTTTCAGGCCCTCTTCCGCAATCCGCTGGCCACGCCGTTCACACTCGGAGTCTCCAGCGGCGCCGCACTGGGGGCCGCCGTTTTCATCCGACTCGGCTTCGCGTTCTCCCTTCTCGGAATCTCCGCCGTATCTCTGGCAGCCTTCATCGGTGCGCTGCTGTCCATTCTGCTGGTTTACGGCCTGACCCGGCTTAAAGGCGGTTTCTCTACGCCGACGCTGCTGCTTTCCGGTATTGCCATCAGTTTTTTCTTTTCCAGTCTGATCCTGTTCATCCAATACCTCAGCGGACTCAGCCACTCTTTCCGCATTGTGCACTGGATGATGGGAACCCTTTCAACCGCCGGCTATAGCCAGCTCATCAATCTCCTGCCGTTTCTTTTCAGCGGCGGCGTAATTCTGACACTGCTCACGCGGGAGATGAACTTGTTCATGGTCGGCGAAGATATCGCCATCAGCCGCGGCGTAAATACCGGTCTGGTAAAAAAACTGATCTTTCTCGCGGCATCGCTCATGGTCGGCGGCGTGGTGGCCGTCTGCGGGCCGATCGGATTTGTCGGGATGATGTCCCCGCACATCTGCCGTTTAATCTTCGGTGCCGACCACCGCATCCTCACTCCCGCCGTTTTTCTGTTCGGCGGCCTGTTTCTGGTCCTGTGCGATACCGCCACCCGCATGCTGTCCGGTCTGACATCCGGTGCGGAGCTGCCCGTCGGCGTACTCACCGCCCTGCTCGGCGGCCCCTTTTTCATTATTCTGCTGCTCAACCGGAAAAGTGGACTGGACCTATGA